In bacterium, one DNA window encodes the following:
- a CDS encoding AIR carboxylase family protein, which yields MKRKIAIVQGSKSDDRLGDICADVLEKYGIEFERFVISAHRDPEKLEEFCHEADKEFSVIIAIAGLSAALPGIIASRTTLPVIGVPADAGPLNGVDALLSIAQMPSGVPVATMGIGSSGAKNAAHLAARIISVWGF from the coding sequence CGACGATAGACTTGGTGACATTTGCGCTGATGTTCTCGAAAAGTACGGCATCGAATTTGAACGGTTCGTCATATCCGCTCACCGTGACCCTGAAAAACTTGAGGAATTCTGCCACGAAGCAGATAAAGAATTTAGTGTTATTATCGCTATAGCCGGGCTTTCCGCGGCACTCCCGGGGATTATAGCCTCGCGAACAACACTCCCGGTTATAGGCGTTCCCGCCGATGCAGGTCCACTTAACGGAGTGGATGCTCTGCTCTCGATAGCGCAAATGCCCTCCGGGGTTCCCGTTGCCACTATGGGAATAGGTTCGTCGGGGGCTAAAAATGCAGCTCATCTTGCAGCGAGAATAATCTCAGTGTGGGGGTTTTAA